In a single window of the Antennarius striatus isolate MH-2024 chromosome 3, ASM4005453v1, whole genome shotgun sequence genome:
- the gatd3l gene encoding ES1 protein, mitochondrial → MFATRALLSKQTMAVFSRQPACFVHQGDYGNWGNTNVAVVFSGCGWWDGTDVHEGVYTMYHLSRHGARFQMFAPNQQQMHVSDHIKKQPAPGETRNMMMEAARFSHGQGATQMQDLSRLDANSFDAIIFPGGHGIIKNLSSFVKEGKDCKLHSDVEKVLKDFHRLHKPIGLASMAPVLACRALPNMEVTMGREQDESSRWGSWPHTNMVQAVRAMGAQHHIREPYEVFVDEKNKVVSTPTFMWDTEYHFHYIFDGIGNMVKHVMRLSTK, encoded by the exons ATGTTCGCAACAAGGGCCTTGTTGTCGAAGCAAACCATGGCTGTTTTCTCTCGCCAGCCGGCCTGCTTTGTCCACCAGGGTGACTACGGCAACTGGGGGAACACCAACGTCGCGGTG GTGTTCTCCGGATGTGGCTGGTGGGATGGGACTGACGTCCACGAGGGAGTGTA CACCATGTACCACCTGAGTCGCCACGGCGCCCGCTTCCAGATGTTCGCTCCAAACCAGCAGCAGATGCACGTGTCGGACCACATCAAGAAGCAGCCTGCCCCCGGAGAGACCCG GAACATGATGATGGAGGCGGCTCGCTTCAGTCACGGTCAGGGGGCGACTCAGATGCAGGACCTGTCCAGGCTGGACGCCAACAGCTTCGACGCTATCATCTTTCCAGGAGGCCACGGCATCATCAAGAATCT ATCGTCTTTTGTGAAGGAAGGAAAAGACTGCAAGCTGCACAGCGACGTGGAAAAGGTGCTGAAGGACTTCCACCGTCTGCACAAGCCCATCGG GCTGGCCAGCATGGCGCCGGTTCTGGCCTGCCGCGCGCTGCCCAACATGGAGGTGACGATGGGCCGCGAGCAGGACGAGAGCAGCCGCTGGGGGAGCTGGCCCCACACCAACATGGTGCAGGCCGTGAGGGCCATGGGGGCCCAGCACCACATCCGGGAGCCCTAC GAAGTGTTTGTGGATGAGAAGAACAAAGTGGTCAGCACCCCCACCTTCATGTGGGACACTGAATACCACTTCCATTACATATTTGACGGCATTGGAAACATGGTCAAACACGTGATGCGCTTGTCCACAAAATAA
- the tmem127 gene encoding transmembrane protein 127: MSMYAPPGSTVPGGRRRRGGTTLPKQPERSLVSALPGALSITALCTALAEPAWLRVHGGTCPREELGVADVLGYIDPKLLDDYCVNPQTILLLRVIAAFCFLGILCSLTAFLLDVFGPKHPALKITRRYAFAHILTVLQCATVIGFCYWASELILSLQQQHKKYHGSLIYVTFAISFYLVAGAGGASILATAANLLRHYPTEEEEQALELLSEMEDSSETFPADYDIANQFQPPPAYTP, from the exons ATGAGCATGTACGCCCCACCGGGTTCTACCGTCCCTGGGGGTCGGAGGAGGAGAGGCGGCACCACCCTGCCCAAGCAGCCGGAGCGGAGCTTGGTGTCGGCCCTACCCGGGGCCCTGTCCATCACAGCGCTGTGCACAGCCCTAGCGGAACCCGCCTGGCTCCGGGTCCACGGGGGAACCTGTCCGAGAGAGGAGCTGGGGGTGGCAGATGTTTTGGGGTACATAGACCCAAAGCTTCTGGATG attACTGTGTGAACCCCCAAACCATCCTGCTGCTGAGGGTGATCGCTGCCTTCTGCTTCCTGGGCATCCTTTGCAGCCTGACTGCTTTCCTCTTGGATGTATTCGGACCCAAGCATCCTGCACTGAAGATAACCCGCAGATATGCATTTGCACATATTCTCACAG TCTTGCAGTGCGCCACAGTCATCGGCTTCTGCTACTGGGCGTCGGAGCTCATCTtgtcactgcagcagcagcacaaaaagTACCACGGCTCTCTCATCTACGTCACCTTCGCCATCAGCTTCTACCTGGTGGCCGGGGCCGGCGGCGCTTCGATCCTCGCCACGGCTGCGAATCTCCTGCGCCACTACcccactgaggaagaggagcaggctTTAGAGCTACTCTCGGAGATGGAGGACAGTAGTGAAACTTTTCCTGCTGATTATGACATTGCCAATCAGTTTCAGCCACCGCCTGCCTACACGCCCTGA
- the ciao1 gene encoding probable cytosolic iron-sulfur protein assembly protein ciao1, with protein MKDSLTLVQKLTGHPDSRCWFVSWNPSGTLLASCGGDKAIRIWGREGESWVCRSVLEDGHQRTVRKVAWSPCGNYLASASFDATTCIWKKKNDCFESLTVLEGHENEVKCVAWAPSGNLLATCSRDKSVWVWEVDEEDEYECVTVINSHTQDVKHVVWHPNQELLASASYDNNICVYKEEDDDWECRATLTGHASTVWSLAFDAAGRRLASCSDDRTVKIWKEKLNESGQGEWTCICTLSGFHNRAVYDVSWCRLTGALATACGDDVVRVFMEDETADPDQPLFHVVAQATKAHQQDVNCVAWNPKQAGLLASCSDDGEIAIWRFTEED; from the exons ATGAAGGATTCTCTGACGCTGGTCCAGAAGCTGACCGGACATCCGGACTCCCGCTGCTGGTTCGTCAGCTGGAACCCGTCCGGGACGCTGCTGGCCTCGTGCGGGGGCGATAAGGCCATCCGGATATGGGGACGAGAGG GCGAATCGTGGGTGTGCAGGAGCGTCTTGGAGGACGGACACCAGCGCACCGTCAGGAAGGTGGCGTGGTCGCCGTGTGGGAACTACCTGGCCTCTGCTAGCTTCGACGCCACGACGTGCAtctggaagaagaagaacgaCTGCTTTGAG AGCCTGACCGTCTTGGAGGGACATGAAAACGAGGTCAAGTGTGTGGCGTGGGCGCCGTCGGGAAACCTGCTGGCGACGTGCAGCCGAGACAAGAGCGTCTGGGTGTGGGAAG TGGACGAGGAAGATGAGTATGAGTGCGTCACGGTCATCAACTCGCACACACAAGACGTCAAGCATGTGGTGTGGCATCCAAATCAGGAG CTCCTGGCGTCGGCGAGCTATGACAACAACATCTGCGTGTACAAAGAAGAGGACGACGACTGGGAATGCCGAGCCACGCTGACGGGACACGCCTCCACTGTGTGGAGTCTGGCCTTCGACGCGGCCGGGCGGAGGCTGGCCTCCTGCAGCGACGACCGAACCGTCAAGATATGGAAGGAGAAGCTCAATGAAAGCGGACAGG GGGAGTGGACGTGTATTTGCACTCTGTCGGGGTTCCACAACCGAGCGGTGTACGACGTGTCCTG GTGTCGGCTGACTGGCGCCTTGGCGACAGCGTGCGGCGACGACGTGGTGCGAGTGTTTATGGAGGACGAGACGGCCGACCCCGACCAACCGCTGTTCCATGTGGTTGCCCAGGCGACCAAAGCCCACCAACAGGACGTCAACTGTGTGGCCTGGAACCCGAAGCAGGCGGGACTCCTGGCTTCCTGCAGCGACGACGGAGAGATCGCCATCTGGAGGTTCACGGAGGAAGACTGA
- the snrnp200 gene encoding U5 small nuclear ribonucleoprotein 200 kDa helicase produces the protein MADVTARNLQYEYKANSNLVLQADRSLIDRTRRDEPTGEVLSLVNKLEGTKMGDKAQRTKPQKLEERRDKRRKRDEDRHDIKKMKGFTLLSEGIDEMVGIVYKPKTKETRETYEVLLSFIHAALGDQPRDILCGAADEVLAVLKNDKMRDKERRREVEQLLGPTDDTRYHVLVNLGKKITDYGGDKDLQNMDDNIDETYGVNVQFESDEEEGDEDQFGEVRDEHSDEDSEGEEAGVGCALSANLGATGDVMTVKKKDLHPRDIDAFWLQRQLSRFYDDAIVSQKKADEVLEILKTASDDRECENQLVLLLGFNTFDFIKILRQHRRMIQYCAMLASAQSEAEKERIIGKMESDPELSKILYQLQETEKEDIIREERSRRERVRKSRVDDLEAMDIDRGESMAPRQLLDLDDLAFTQGSHFMANKRCQLPDGSFRKQRKGYEEVHVPALKPKPFSDDEVLVAIEKLPKYAQAGFEGFKTLNRIQSKLFKTAMESDENLLVCAPTGAGKTNVALMAMLREIGKHINMDGTINVDDFKIIYIAPMRSLVQEMVGSFSKRLASYGITVSELTGDHQLCKEEINATQIIVCTPEKWDIITRKGGERTYTQLVRLIIIDEIHLLHDDRGPVLESLVARTIRNVELTQEDVRLLGLSATLPNYEDVATCLRVDPAKGLFYFDNSFRPVPLEQTYVGITEKKAIKRFQIMNEIVYEKIMEHAGKNQVLVFVHSRKETGKTARAIRDMCLEKDTLGLFLREGSASTEVLRTEAEQCKNLELKDLLPYGFAIHHAGMTRVDRTLVEDLFADRHIQVLVSTATLAWGVNLPAHTVIIKGTQVYSPEKGRWTELGALDILQMLGRAGRPQYDTKGEGILITSHGELQYYLSLLNQQLPIESQMVGKLPDMLNAEIVLGNVQNSKDAVNWLGYTYLYVRMLRNPTLYGVSHDDRSSDPLLERRRMDLVHTSANVLDKNSLVKYDKRTGSFQVTDLGRIASHFYITHDSIQTYNQLLKPTLSEIELFRVFSLSSEFRNITVREEEKLELQKLLERVPIPVKESIEEPSAKINVLLQAYISQLKLEGFALMADMVYVTQSAGRLMRAIFEIVLNRGWAQLTDKTMNLCKMIDKRMWQSMSPLRQFRKLPEEVIKKIEKKNFPFERLYDLNHNEIGELIRMPKMGKTIHKYVHQFPKLDLAVHLQPITRSTLKVELTITPDFQWDEKIHGSSEAFWILVEDVDSEVILHHEYFLLKSKYAQDEHLVTFFVPVFEPLPPQYFIRVVSDRWLSCETQLPVSFRHLILPEKYPPPTELLDLQPLPVTALRNSAFEALYQNKFPFFNPIQTQVFNAVYNSDDNVFVGAPTGSGKTICAEFAILRMLLHNAEGRCVYITPMEALAEQVFIDWHQKFQDILNKKVVLLTGETSTDLKLLGKGDIIVSTPDKWDILSRRWKQRKNVQNVSLFVVDEAHLIGGENGPVLEVICSRMRYISSQIERPIRIVALSSSLSNAKDVAHWLGCSTTATFNFHPNVRPVPLELHIQGFNVSHTQTRLLSMAKPVYHAIMKHSPSKPAVVFVPSRRQTRLTAIDILTFCAADVVPQRFLHCTEKDLTPFLAKINDSTLKETLANGVGYLHEGLSPTERKIVEQLFNSGAIQVVVSSRSLCWGINISAHLVIVMDTQYYNGKIHAYVDYPIYDVLQMVGKANRPMLDDEGRCVIMCQGSKKDFFKKFLYEPLPVESHLDHCLHDHFNAEIVTKTVENKQDAVDYLTWTFLYRRMTQNPNYYNLQGMSHRHLSDHLSELVEHTLHDLEQSKCISIEDEMDVAPLNLGMIAAYYYINYTTIELFSMSLNAKTKIRGLIEIISNAAEYKNIPIRHHEDTLLRQLAQKVPHKLNNPKFNDPHVKTNLLLQAHLSRMQLSAELQSDTEEILSKAVRLIQACVDVLSSNGWLSPALAAMELAQMVTQAMWSKDSYLKQLPFFTSEHIKRCTEKGVESIFDIMEMEDEDRTALLQLSDAQMADVARFCNRYPNIELSYEVAEKDNIKSGSPVLVQVQLEREEEVTGPVIAPLFPQKREEGWWVVIGDPKSNSLISIKRLTLQQKAKVKLDFVAPAMGVHNYTLYFMSDAYMGCDQEYKFSADVKEADSDGDSDSD, from the exons AACTCAAATTTGGTGTTGCAAGCTGATCGATCTCTGATCGACCGCACGCGGAGAGATGAGCCCACCGGAGAGGTTCTGTCCCTGGTCAATAAGCTGGAGGGGACCAAGATGGGTGACAAGGCTCAGAGGACCAAACCCcagaagctggaggagagacGAGACAA GAGGCGAAAAAGAGATGAGGACCGACACGacatcaaaaaaatgaaaggcttCACGCTCCTCTCTGAAGGCATTGATGAGATGGTGGGTATTGTGTACAAGCCCAAAACCAAGGAAACCAGAGAGACGTATGAAGTACTGCTCAGCTTCATCCACGCTGCTTTGGGAGATCAG CCGCGTGATATTCTGTGTGGAGCGGCTGATGAAGTCCTAGCTGTCCTGAAGAACGATAAAATGAGGGACAAGGAAAGGCGCCGTGAGGTGGAGCAGCTTCTTGGACCTACTGATGACACACGCTACCACGTGTTGGTTAATCTTGGCAAGAAGATCACAGATTACGGAGGCGACAAAGACCTACAGAATATGG ATGACAACATCGATGAAACGTACGGAGTGAATGTCCAGTTTGAATCTGATGAGGAG GAAGGGGATGAAGATCAGTTTGGAGAAGTACGAGACGAACACTCAGACGAAGACAGCGAAGGAGAGGAGGCGGGTGTGGGCTGTGCTCTTTCAGCCAAT CTCGGTGCCACGGGTGATGTGATGACTGTGAAGAAGAAAGATCTGCATCCACGCGATATTGACGCCTTCTGGCTCCAGCGTCAGCTCAGCCGTTTCTACGATGACGCCATTGTCTCCCAAAAGAAAGCAGATGAGGTCTTAGAAATCCTCAAG ACCGCCAGTGATGACAGGGAGTGTGAGAACCAGCTGGTGCTGCTTCTGGGCTTCAACACCTTCGACTTCATCAAAATTCTCCGTCAGCACCGGCGCATGA TTCAGTATTGCGCCATGCTGGCGAGCGCTCAGAGCGAGGCGGAAAAAGAACGGATCATTGGAAAGATGGAATCTGATCCGGAACTGTCGAAGATTCTTTACCAGCTGCAAGAGACGGAGAAGGAGGATATTATTCGG GAGGAGCGATCTCGCAGGGAGAGGGTGAGGAAGTCTCGTGTCGACGACTTGGAAGCGATGGACATCGACCGTGGAGAG TCGATGGCCCCCCGACAGCTTCTGGACCTTGACGACCTGGCCTTCACGCAGGGCAGCCACTTCATGGCCAACAAGCGCTGCCAGCTGCCAGACGGCTCGTTCCGCAAGCAGCGCAAAGGCTACGAGGAAGTCCACGTTCCCGCGCTCAAGCCGAAGCCCTTTTCTGACGACGAG GTGCTCGTCGCCATCGAGAAGCTGCCAAAGTACGCGCAGGCCGGATTCGAAGGGTTCAAAACACTGAACCGCATCCAGAGCAAGCTGTTCAAGACAGCCATGGAGAGCGACGAGAACCTGCTGGTCTGCGCGCCAACG GGAGCCGGAAAGACCAACGTCGCTTTGATGGCGATGCTGAGAGAAATCGGAAAGCACATAAACATGGACGGAACCATCAACGTGGACGACTTCAAGATCATCTACATCGCGCCGATGCGCTCTCTGGTGCAGGAGATGGTGGGGAGCTTCAGTAAG CGTTTGGCCAGTTACGGCATCACTGTGTCTGAGCTCACAGGAGACCACCAGCTCTGCAAAGAGGAGATCAACGCCACTCAGATCATCGTCTGCACCCCGGAGAAGTGGGACATCATCACCCGTAAAGGTGGCGAGCGTACCTACACCCAGCTAGTGCGGCTCATTATCATC GATGAAATCCATCTGCTGCACGACGACCGCGGACCCGTCTTGGAATCTCTGGTGGCAAGGACGATCCGCAACGTGGAGCTGACGCAGGAGGACGTGCGTCTGCTGGGCCTCAGCGCCACGCTGCCCAACTATGAGGACGTGGCGACCTGCCTGCGCGTCGATCCCGCCAAAGGACTCTTCTACTTCGACAACAG CTTCCGCCCTGTGCCTCTGGAGCAGACGTACGTCGGCATCACCGAGAAGAAGGCCATCAAGCGTTTCCAGATCATGAATGAGATCGTGTATGAAAAGATAATGGAGCACGCAGGAAAGAACCAG GTTCTGGTGTTCGTCCACTccaggaaggaaacaggaaaaacCGCCAGAGCCATCAGAGACATGTGTCTGGAGAAGGACACCCTGGGCCTGTTCCTCAGAGAAGGTTCAGCTTCTACTGAGGTGTTGAGGACTGAGGCTGAGCAGTGCAAG AACCTCGAGCTGAAGGACTTGCTTCCCTACGGCTTCGCCATCCACCATGCTGGAATGACCAGGGTGGACCGAACGCTGGTGGAGGATCTGTTTGCCGATCGGCACATCCAGGTCCTGGTGTCCACCGCCACCCTGGCTTGGGGTGTCAACCTGCCGGCACACACCGTCATCATCAAAGGCACTCAGGTGTACAGTCCAGAGAAGGGGCGGTGGACCGAGCTGGGAGCCTTGGACATCCTACAG ATGCTGGGGCGAGCCGGTCGTCCTCAGTACGACACCAAGGGCGAGGGAATCCTGATCACGTCCCACGGCGAGCTGCAGTACTACTTGTCTCTGCTCAACCAGCAGCTGCCCATCGAGAGCCAGATGGTGGGAAAACTGCCCGACATGCTCAACGCCGAGATCGTCCTGGGAAACGTGCAGAACTCCAAG GATGCTGTGAACTGGCTCGGATACACGTACCTGTATGTACGCATGCTCCGCAACCCCACCCTGTACGGCGTCTCCCACGACGACCGGAGTTCGGACCCCCTGCTGGAGCGGCGCAGGATGGATCTGGTCCACACGTCTGCCAACGTCTTGGACAAGAACAGCCTGGTGAAATACGACAAGAGGACGGGCAGCTTCCAGGTCACCGACCTGGGACGCATCGCCAGCCACTTCTACATCACCCACGATTCCATCCAGACCTACAACCAGCTGCTGAAGCCCACCCTCAGCGAGATCGAGCTCTTCAGAGTCTTTTCACTGTCATCCGAGTTCAGGAACATCACAGTCAGAGAG gaggagaagctggagctgCAGAAGCTGCTAGAACGAGTTCCCATACCTGTGAAGGAGAGCATCGAGGAGCCCAGTGCAAAG ATCAACGTGCTGCTGCAGGCGTACATCTCCCAGCTCAAACTGGAAGGCTTTGCTCTCATGGCCGACATGGTGTACGTCACACAG AGCGCCGGCAGGTTAATGCGGGCCATATTTGAGATCGTGCTCAACCGGGGCTGGGCTCAGCTGACGGACAAGACCATGAACCTCTGCAAGATGATCGACAAGAGGAT GTGGCAGTCGATGTCTCCGCTGCGTCAGTTCAGGAAGCTGCCGGAAGAAGTGATCAAGAAGATCGAGAAGAAGAACTTCCCGTTCGAGCGTCTGTACGACCTCAACCACAACGAGATCG GCGAGCTCATCCGAATGCCAAAAATGGGGAAGACCATCCACAAATACGTCCACCAGTTCCCCAAACTGGACCTGGCCGTCCACCTGCAGCCCATCACTCGCTCCACGCTGAAGGTGGAGCTCACCATCACGCCCGACTTCCAGTGGGACGAAAAG ATCCACGGGTCGTCGGAGGCGTTCTGGATCCTGGTGGAGGACGTGGACAGTGAGGTCATCCTCCACCACGAGTACTTCCTGCTCAAGTCCAAATATGCTCAGGACGAGCACCTGGTGACGTTCTTTGTCCCGGTGTTCGAGCCTCTGCCGCCGCAGTACTTCATCCGAGTCGTGTCCGACCGATGGCTCT CCTGTGAGACGCAGCTCCCTGTGTCCTTCCGTCACCTGATCCTACCGGAGAAGTACCCCCCGCCCACGGAGCTGCTGGACCTGCAGCCGCTGCCCGTGACGGCTCTCAGGAACTCCGCCTTTGAGGCTCTCTACCAGAACAAGTTCCCCTTCTTCAACCCCATCCAGACACAAG TGTTTAACGCCGTGTACAACAGCGATGACAACGTGTTTGTTGGAGCCCCCACCGGCAGTGGGAAGACcatctgtgcagagtttgctaTCCTGAGGATGCTGCTGCACAACGCCGAAGGCCGCTGCGTCTACATCACCCCGATGGAAGCCCTGGCTGAGCAG GTGTTCATCGACTGGCACCAGAAGTTCCAGGACATCCTGAACAAAAAGGTGGTGCTGCTGACGGGAGAAACCAGCACGGATCTGAAGCTGCTGGGAAAAGGAGACATCATCGTCAGCACCCCCGACAAGTGGGACATCCTGTCCCGGCGCTGGAAGCAGAGGAAGAACGTACAGAACGTCAGCCTCTTCGTGGTGGACGAAGCTCACCTGATCGGAGGAGAGAACGGA CCCGTGCTGGAGGTCATCTGCTCCAGGATGAGGTACATCTCCTCTCAGATCGAGCGTCCCATCCGAATCGTGGCCCTCAGCTCCTCCTTGTCCAACGCCAAAGACGTGGCGCACTGGCTGGGCTGCAGCACTACCGCCACCTTCAACTTCCACCCCAACGTCAGGCCCGTTCCTCTGGAGCTGCACATCCAG GGCTTCAACGTAAGTCACACCCAGACCCGCCTGCTGTCCATGGCCAAACCCGTTTACCACGCCATCATGAAGCACTCGCCCTCCAAGCCGGCCGTGGTGTTCGTTCCCTCCCGCAGGCAGACCCGCCTCACGGCCATCGACATCCTGACGTTCTGCGCCGCCGATGTGGTTCCTCAGAG gttCCTTCATTGCACTGAGAAAGACCTCACCCCCTTCCTCGCCAAAATCAACGACTCCACGCTGAAGGAGACTCTGGCCAATGGGGTGGGCTACCTGCACGAGGGGCTGTCCCCAACTGAGCGCAAGATAGTGGAGCAGCTCTTCAACTCCG GAGCCATCCAGGTGGTCGTCTCCTCCCGCTCGCTCTGCTGGGGCATCAACATCTCCGCTCACCTGGTCATCGTCATGGACACGCAGTACTACAACGGCAAAATCCACGC ATATGTGGACTATCCCATCTATGACGTCCTCCAGATGGTGGGAAAGGCCAACCGGCCGATGCTGGACGACGAGGGACGCTGCGTCATCATGTGTCAGGGCTCTAAGAAG GACTTCTTCAAGAAGTTCCTGTACGAGCCGCTGCCGGTGGAGTCTCACCTGGACCACTGCCTCCACGACCACTTCAACGCAGAGATCGTCACCAAGACGGTGGAGAACAAGCAGGACGCCGTGGACTACCTGACCTGGACCTTCCTCTACCGCCGCATGACCCAGAACCCCAACTACTACAACCTGCAAG GCATGTCCCACCGTCACCTGTCGGACCACCTGTCTGAGCTGGTGGAGCACACGCTGCACGATCTGGAGCAGTCCAAGTGCATCAGCATCGAGGACGAGATGGACGTGGCGCCGCTCAACCTGGGCATGATCGCCGCCTACTACTACATCAACTACACCACCATCG AGTTGTTCAGCATGTCTCTGAACGCCAAGACGAAGATCCGCGGGTTAATTGAGATCATCTCCAACGCCGCCGAGTACAAGAACATTCCCATCAGGCATCACGAGGACACGCTCCTCCGACAG ttggCTCAGAAAGtcccccacaaactgaacaaccCCAAGTTCAATGACCCCCACGTGAAGACCAACCTGCTGCTGCAGGCCCACCTCTCCAGGATGCAGCTGAGCGCCGAGCTGCAGTCGGACACCGAGGAGATCCTGAGCAAG GCGGTGCGTCTGATCCAGGCCTGCGTGGACGTGCTGTCCAGTAACGGCTGGCTGAGCCCCGCCCTGGCGGCGATGGAGCTGGCTCAGATGGTCACCCAGGCCATGTGGTCCAAAGACTCCTACCTCAAGCAGCTGCCCTTCTTCACCTCGGAGCACATCAAGCGCTGCACAGAAAAG GGGGTGGAGAGCATCTTCGACATCATGGAGATGGAGGACGAAGACAGAACCGCCCTGCTGCAGCTGTCGGACGCTCAGATGGCCGACGTGGCTCGCTTCTGCAACCGCTACCCCAACATCGAGCTGTCCTACGAGGTGGCCGAGAAGGACAACATCAAGAG CGGAAGTCCAGTTCTGGTTCAGGTTcagctggagagagaggaggaggtgaccGGACCCGTCATCGCACCTCTCTTCCCCCAG AAACGTGAGGAGGGCTGGTGGGTGGTGATCGGAGACCCCAAGTCTAACAGCCTGATCTCCATCAAGAGGCTGACCCTTCAACAGAAAGCAAAG GTCAAGCTGGACTTTGTTGCCCCGGCGATGGGCGTCCATAACTACACCCTGTACTTTATGAGTGACGCCTACATGGGCTGCGACCAGGAGTACAAGTTCAGCGCCGACGTGAAGGAGGCCGACAGCGATGGAGACAGCGACTCCGACTGA